The Clostridioides difficile genome has a segment encoding these proteins:
- a CDS encoding PTS sugar transporter subunit IIC has protein sequence MEINCKKRNFKSFAKSKNIEISVQRYLIDALSYMALGLFSSLLIGTIFNTLGDNFNISLFTEVISPLAKQVTGPAIAVAIAYGLQAPPLVLFSCALVGACGNELGGPVGAFVATLFAVEVGKLVSKETKVDILVTPAVTILIGVLVAELIGPAVSAFMTSFGNIIMQATTMQPIIMGALVSALVGIALTLPISSAAICMMLSLGGLAGGAATVGCCCQMIGFAVMSFRENGVGGLVAQGLGTSMLQVPNIIKNWKIWIPPTIASIILGPLSTTIFKMENIPIGSGMGTCGLVGQFGTVTAMQSAGKGGITMWVGILLLNFVLPAVVTLIISEFMRKKGMIKPGDLKLDV, from the coding sequence TTGGAAATCAATTGCAAAAAAAGAAATTTTAAATCGTTTGCTAAAAGTAAAAACATTGAAATTTCTGTTCAAAGGTATCTTATTGATGCATTAAGTTATATGGCACTCGGCCTTTTTTCTTCCCTTTTAATTGGAACAATTTTTAACACATTAGGAGATAACTTTAACATATCTCTTTTTACTGAGGTTATAAGCCCTCTTGCTAAGCAAGTTACAGGTCCAGCTATTGCAGTAGCTATTGCATATGGACTTCAAGCTCCTCCACTTGTACTATTTTCTTGTGCACTTGTTGGTGCTTGTGGTAATGAATTAGGAGGACCTGTGGGTGCATTTGTCGCTACACTTTTTGCAGTAGAAGTTGGAAAATTAGTTTCAAAAGAAACAAAGGTAGACATATTAGTCACACCTGCTGTAACAATACTAATAGGAGTACTTGTGGCAGAACTTATTGGACCAGCCGTTTCTGCATTTATGACTTCATTTGGAAACATAATAATGCAAGCAACAACTATGCAACCTATAATAATGGGCGCTCTTGTCTCTGCTCTTGTTGGAATAGCTCTTACACTACCTATAAGTAGTGCAGCTATTTGCATGATGTTAAGCTTGGGAGGGCTTGCTGGTGGTGCAGCAACTGTTGGTTGTTGTTGCCAAATGATAGGTTTTGCTGTTATGAGTTTTAGAGAAAATGGAGTAGGAGGTCTTGTAGCTCAAGGACTTGGTACATCCATGCTTCAAGTACCCAATATAATAAAAAACTGGAAAATTTGGATACCACCTACAATAGCTTCAATAATACTTGGCCCATTATCTACAACAATATTTAAAATGGAAAATATACCTATTGGCTCTGGTATGGGAACTTGCGGATTAGTTGGACAATTTGGAACAGTAACTGCCATGCAAAGTGCTGGAAAAGGTGGCATAACTATGTGGGTTGGTATACTTTTACTTAACTTTGTACTTCCTGCTGTTGTAACACTAATAATATCAGAATTTATGAGAAAAAAAGGTATGATAAAACCAGGCGATTTAAAATTAGATGTATAA
- a CDS encoding aspartate/glutamate racemase family protein, which produces MKTIGLIGGMSWESTITYYQVINTVIKEKLGGLHSSKCILYSVDFQEIEECQSSGNWEKSAKILSDAAINLQDAGANFIVICTNTMHKVAHKIQQNISIPLLHIANVTANDLKEKKIKKVALLGTKYTMEQDFYKNIIINNGIEVLIPSEEEREVVNRTIFNELCLGIVSESSKKSFLSIIDKLVNQGAEGVILGCTEIGLLIQQNDTSVPLLDTTLIHATQAALDSIVDDIN; this is translated from the coding sequence ATGAAGACTATAGGTTTAATTGGGGGAATGAGTTGGGAAAGTACTATTACATATTATCAAGTTATAAATACAGTAATTAAAGAAAAATTGGGAGGATTACACTCTTCTAAATGTATACTTTATAGTGTAGATTTTCAAGAAATTGAAGAATGTCAATCTAGTGGAAATTGGGAAAAAAGTGCCAAAATCTTATCTGATGCTGCAATTAATTTACAAGATGCAGGAGCAAATTTTATTGTTATATGTACTAATACTATGCATAAAGTTGCACATAAAATTCAACAAAATATATCTATTCCGCTTTTACACATCGCAAATGTAACTGCTAATGACTTAAAAGAAAAGAAAATCAAAAAGGTAGCTTTATTAGGTACTAAGTATACAATGGAACAAGATTTTTATAAAAATATAATTATAAACAACGGAATTGAGGTTTTAATACCAAGTGAAGAAGAACGTGAAGTAGTAAATCGCACTATATTCAATGAGCTTTGTTTAGGAATTGTATCTGAATCCTCTAAAAAATCTTTTTTATCTATTATAGATAAACTTGTTAACCAGGGAGCAGAAGGCGTTATCTTAGGATGTACAGAAATAGGTCTTCTAATTCAACAAAACGACACTTCTGTTCCATTACTTGATACAACTCTAATACATGCAACACAAGCGGCATTAGATTCAATTGTAGATGATATTAACTAG